A single Ignavibacteriota bacterium DNA region contains:
- a CDS encoding T9SS type A sorting domain-containing protein yields MGMPSYWHYYPSLMVDANKSVVITYTRSSVFDYPGMYVSGRKDTDPPGLAPSVVVKAGEGHYQLVGGGRNRWGDYSGAGLDPVDTTAIWVNGEYSLSNNNWATWVGKIKLSPVEGKYIYGTPSTIDFDEGEIGTQGAGKTVMLRNFGVDPVELSDIVLSSPHYTLLNEPSYPYSIASGDSFALNIAFVPQDTGVLSTTLEIVSNDAERSPLQVELSGVGFRIIPVASGTMYTTSGSSDGGRLFTIDESNGMTTLIGNSDYQQVVSLRVHPTTNELIGLVPVGTTHLLVRVNSEAGDAHPISTINLPTLKGMEFINDSTLYVGRINGKIYSVNFYTGIATEIANTGIVIAGLAINPVDGQLWASVRAFSGPDQIYKINMPSGTKTLVGTTGFNQQTQDIIFDGNGNLYGITGYSAQTNRLILIDKQTGAGTELGSTGRTNLQSLAFANGTSFDLTTFSLRPSWNMLSVPVTVANALIDSVFPTHSSNAFSFDGRYISNTTLENGTGYWVKFNASKFHLLKGTYRGDDTIAVRAKWNMIGSVSQSIPTSAVFPVPPVDILSSFTWYNPDSGYQVKTTIDPGKAYWVKTDEAGEMILNYTTASKNIVHHNDVDVLKNLNELVIKDKANHSQSLYFGQRENGINTDRYEMPPPPPSGTFDARFGTNSMIALHSSNVSSETFPVQIEASAYPVTLCWNIDENINVRYSIETSDDDGQNNRSVTMKGNGSISISSATTNVRLRVSENVLPAEFALNQNYPNPFNPSTVIRYELPVYSSVSLRVFDVLGKEVASLVEQEQEAGAYDISFNASALASGVYFYQLTAEPLDASSGKARFQSIQKMVLMK; encoded by the coding sequence ATGGGGATGCCGAGTTATTGGCATTATTATCCTTCGCTCATGGTTGATGCGAACAAAAGTGTCGTGATTACCTACACACGTTCGAGTGTGTTTGATTACCCCGGGATGTATGTTTCTGGAAGAAAAGATACTGACCCGCCCGGACTGGCGCCAAGTGTGGTGGTGAAAGCCGGAGAAGGACATTACCAATTAGTTGGCGGCGGAAGAAATCGTTGGGGCGATTACAGCGGCGCAGGATTAGACCCTGTTGATACAACGGCAATCTGGGTGAATGGTGAATATTCACTGAGCAATAACAACTGGGCAACGTGGGTAGGTAAAATAAAATTATCGCCGGTTGAAGGAAAATATATTTATGGAACGCCTTCAACAATAGATTTTGATGAAGGAGAAATCGGTACACAAGGTGCAGGGAAAACAGTCATGTTACGAAATTTCGGAGTGGACCCGGTTGAACTTTCGGATATTGTTTTATCAAGCCCGCACTACACATTGCTCAATGAACCATCGTATCCATACTCAATTGCTTCCGGTGATTCCTTCGCTTTAAACATTGCGTTTGTACCACAGGATACAGGTGTTCTCTCAACAACCTTGGAGATTGTTAGCAATGATGCCGAGCGTTCTCCGTTGCAGGTGGAATTATCCGGGGTCGGATTCAGAATTATTCCGGTGGCAAGTGGAACGATGTACACAACCTCCGGCAGTTCGGATGGCGGACGGTTGTTTACAATTGATGAAAGCAACGGAATGACAACGTTAATTGGTAATTCTGATTACCAGCAAGTTGTCAGCTTACGTGTTCACCCGACGACGAACGAATTGATTGGCTTGGTACCGGTCGGCACAACACATCTGCTTGTACGAGTAAATAGCGAAGCCGGTGATGCTCACCCGATTTCTACAATCAATCTTCCGACATTGAAAGGAATGGAATTTATCAATGATTCAACGTTGTATGTTGGAAGAATCAATGGAAAAATTTATAGTGTAAATTTCTATACCGGAATTGCGACGGAGATTGCAAATACTGGAATCGTTATTGCCGGTCTTGCCATCAATCCGGTAGATGGACAACTGTGGGCTTCAGTCCGCGCGTTTTCCGGTCCCGACCAGATTTATAAAATCAATATGCCATCCGGGACAAAAACATTAGTCGGAACAACCGGTTTCAATCAGCAAACGCAGGATATTATTTTTGATGGAAACGGAAATCTGTATGGCATTACCGGTTACTCAGCACAGACAAACAGATTAATTTTAATTGATAAGCAAACCGGCGCAGGTACGGAACTTGGCTCGACCGGGCGGACAAATTTGCAGTCATTAGCATTTGCAAACGGTACGTCATTCGATTTGACAACATTTAGTCTCCGCCCATCATGGAATATGTTGTCGGTACCGGTTACGGTTGCCAATGCCTTGATTGACTCTGTCTTCCCGACTCACTCCTCGAATGCTTTCTCGTTCGACGGGAGATATATAAGTAACACCACGCTGGAAAACGGAACAGGGTATTGGGTAAAGTTCAATGCATCGAAGTTTCATCTCTTAAAAGGAACATATCGCGGCGATGACACGATTGCTGTACGCGCAAAGTGGAATATGATTGGTTCGGTGTCGCAATCAATTCCAACGAGCGCGGTATTCCCGGTTCCTCCGGTGGATATTCTTTCTTCGTTCACGTGGTACAATCCCGATAGCGGCTATCAGGTGAAAACGACAATTGACCCGGGCAAAGCATACTGGGTGAAGACCGATGAAGCAGGCGAGATGATTTTGAATTACACAACGGCGTCAAAGAATATTGTGCATCACAACGATGTTGATGTGTTGAAGAATCTGAATGAGTTGGTGATTAAGGACAAGGCGAATCATTCACAATCGCTGTATTTTGGTCAGCGTGAAAACGGAATCAACACGGACCGATACGAAATGCCGCCTCCTCCGCCAAGCGGAACATTTGATGCGCGGTTTGGAACGAACAGCATGATTGCACTGCACTCATCGAATGTCTCTTCGGAAACATTCCCGGTACAGATTGAAGCAAGCGCGTATCCTGTAACGCTCTGCTGGAATATTGATGAGAATATAAATGTTCGGTATTCAATTGAAACATCAGATGATGACGGACAGAACAATCGTTCCGTAACAATGAAAGGGAACGGAAGCATTTCGATTTCAAGTGCAACAACGAACGTTCGGTTACGCGTCAGTGAAAATGTACTCCCGGCGGAATTTGCATTGAATCAAAACTATCCGAACCCGTTCAATCCTTCGACCGTCATTCGTTATGAGTTACCCGTTTATAGTTCTGTCAGTTTGCGGGTGTTTGATGTGTTGGGGAAAGAAGTTGCATCGCTCGTAGAACAGGAACAGGAAGCAGGCGCGTATGATATTTCGTTCAATGCTTCGGCGCTTGCAAGCGGTGTCTATTTCTATCAATTAACGGCAGAGCCGCTTGATGCTTCAAGCGGCAAAGCGAGATTCCAGAGCATTCAGAAGATGGTGCTCATGAAGTAA